The following proteins are encoded in a genomic region of Camelus ferus isolate YT-003-E chromosome 8, BCGSAC_Cfer_1.0, whole genome shotgun sequence:
- the LOC102505038 gene encoding transcription elongation factor A protein-like 4, with amino-acid sequence MEKLCSENEGMPENPGKMENKEQPLDAGKPGVACTVEDKEKLENKGRTDHKGKKEDKEVLKDKEKPESEAKPREGKPVSQGKPENEGKPKEGKPESEGKAKEGKPASKPKAAGKRPAGDDVPRKAKRKTNKGLAQCLKEYKEAIHDMHLSNEEMIREFDEMARVEDEVKKTRQKLGGFMWMQKSLQDPFHPRGPRELRGGCRAPQRGFEDVPFV; translated from the coding sequence ATGGAAAAACTCTGCAGTGAAAATGAAGGAATGCCTGAGAACCCaggaaagatggaaaacaaagaacAGCCACTGGATGCGGGAAAGCCAGGAGTAGCTTGTACTGTGGAAGACAAGGAAAAGttagaaaacaaaggaaggacTGATcacaagggaaagaaagaagataaggaAGTACTAAAGGATAAGGAAAAGCCAGAGAGTGAGGCAAAGCCAAGAGAAGGAAAGCCAGTGAGCCAGGGAAAGCCAGAGAATGAGGGAAaaccaaaagaaggaaaaccagagagCGAGGGAAAGGCAAAAGAAGGAAAGCCAGCCAGCAAACCAAAGGCTGCAGGAAAGCGCCCAGCTGGGGACGATGTACCCAGGAAGGCCAAAAGGAAAACCAACAAGGGGCTGGCTCAGTGTCTCAAGGAATACAAGGAGGCCATACACGATATGCATTTGAGCAATGAGGAGATGATAAGAGAATTTGACGAGATGGCTAGGGTGGAGGATGaagtgaagaaaaccagacagaaaCTGGGGGGGTTTATGTGGATGCAAAAAAGTTTACAGGACCCTTTCCACCCCAGGGGCCCAAGGGAACTCAGGGGTGGCTGCAGGGCCCCACAAAGGGGCTTTGAAGACGTTCCTTTTGTGTAG